A genomic stretch from Pochonia chlamydosporia 170 chromosome 4, whole genome shotgun sequence includes:
- a CDS encoding DNA repair and recombination protein RAD54 (similar to Aspergillus terreus NIH2624 XP_001212500.1), whose translation MAPKLSPPSVPTDNRSHPNFKRRASAALGALHKPFKCPGTASTGTSSLERPSRKRKRVDYSGADGDAPKDGFYTNGDRLALATRDVNRFPVYKPKEKHVVFSKAFSVPLKDKSSSSYNPNRPPPTLGLRQGAVVSPKPLHDPSGEFAIVLYDPTIDAKLDIRRQAQMPSTSEIPQKPQLDAPLVHKSLAEILGIRKKVSSEESKVPVVLDPKLAKILRPHQVEGVKFMYRCVTGMIEEKANGCIMADEMGLGKTLQCITLMWTLLKQSPEAGKPTIQKAIVVCPASLVKNWANELTKWLGPNAITPFAIDGKASKEELTRQLRQWAIASGRSVTRPVIIVSYETLRLNVEELKHTKIGLLFCDEGHRLKNGDSNTFSALNSLNVSRRVILTGTPIQNDLTEYFSLTSFANPGLLGSRLEFRKRFEIPILRGRDADASESDRQRGDECTSELLGVVNKFLIRRTNDILSKYLPVKYEHVVFCNAASFQENLYKYFITSPDIQALLRGKGSQPLKAINILKKLCNHPDLLNLSDDLPGSESCFPAEYVPKESRGRDRDVRPEYSGKMMVLDRMLARIRQDTNDKIVLISNYTSTLDLFERLCRSRQYGCLRLDGTMNVNKRQKLVDRFNDPNGEEFVFLLSSKAGGCGINLIGANRLVLFDPDWNPAADQQALARVWRDGQKKDCFVYRFIATGTIEEKIFQRQSHKQSLSSCVVDSAEDVERHFSLDSLRELFQYRPNTTSDTHDTFKCKRCRPDGKQHVKAPAILYGDTSTWNHFVNSGLQAIQDLLLRQEYDLGQVSAVFQYISH comes from the exons ATGGCCCCCAA ATTATCGCCGCCGTCTGTGCCAACTGACAATCGGAGCCATCCAAACTTCAAACGGCGAGCTTCGGCGGCCCTTGGCGCACTGCACAAACCTTTCAAATGTCCCGGGACTGCATCTACCGGAACTTCATCATTGGAAAGACCATCACGGAAACGAAAACGAGTTGATTACTCTGGGGCAGATGGCGATGCTCCGAAGGACGGATTCTACACCAACGGTGATCGACTAGCGCTTGCAACCCGGGACGTCAATAGGTTTCCAGTATACAAGCCGAAGGAGAAACACGTTGTCTTCAGCAAGGCGTTCTCTGTGCCTCTTAAAGACAAAAGCAGTTCATCCTACAATCCAAACAGGCCACCTCCTACGTTGGGCTTGAGACAAGGCGCAGTAGTTTCTCCGAAGCCCTTGCATGATCCCAGCGGCGAATTCGCAATCGTACTATACGATCCAACTATCGATGCAAAGCTTGACATTAGGAGGCAAGCCCAAATGCCCAGCACATCTGAGATCCCTCAAAAGCCGCAACTAGACGCCCCGCTTGTGCACAAAAGCTTGGCAGAAATTCTTGGTATCAGGAAGAAAGTCAGCAGCGAGGAGTCGAAAGTACCCGTTGTTCTAGACCCAAAACTTGCCAAAATTCTTCGACCACATCAAGTTGAAGGTGTCAAATTCATGTATCGCTGTGTCACGGGAATGATTGAAGAGAAGGCAAATGGTTGCATTATGGCAGATGAAATGGGACTAGGTAAAACACTGCAATGCATCACCCTCATGTGGACCCTGCTCAAACAGTCGCCTGAAGCTGGAAAGCCGACAATTCAGAAAGCTATCGTGGTTTGCCCAGCAAGCTTGGTCAAAAATTGGGCTAACGAATTGACCAAATGGCTTGGCCCGAATGCCATCACGCCATTTGCTATTGATGGGAAGGCGTCAAAAGAAGAATTGACTAGACAACTCCGACAATGGGCTATCGCATCTGGTCGGTCAGTTACTAGACCGGTCATCATTGTGTCGTATGAAACCCTAAGACTGAATGTGGAGGAGCTGAAGCATACCAAAATCGGTCTTCTCTTTTGTGATGAAGGGCATCGGCTCAAGAATGGCGACAGCAATACGTTTAGTGCCTTGAATAGCCTGAATGTTTCTCGGAGGGTTATTCTAACGGGAACGCCCATTCAGAATGATCTGACGGAGTACTTTTCTCTAACGAGTTTCGCCAACCCGGGTCTCCTAGGATCGCGCTTAGAGTTCCGAAAACGGTTTGAGATCCCCATTCTCCGAGGGCGTGATGCAGACGCTTCCGAATCAGATCGCCAGCGGGGAGATGAATGCACTTCGGAGCTTCTTGGAGTGGTCAACAAATTCTTGATTCGCAGAACGAACGATATCTTGTCGAAATATTTACCAGTCAAATACGAGCATGTGGTGTTTTGCAATGCGGCTTCATTTCAGGAGAACCTGTACAAGTACTTCATTACTAGCCCCGACATCCAAGCTTTGCTCCGAGGAAAGGGAAGTCAGCCCCTGAAAGCCATTAACATCTTGAAGAAACTATGCAATCATCCGGATCTGCTTAATTTGAGCGATGATCTCCCCGGATCTGAAAGCTGTTTCCCTGCCGAGTACGTACCGAAGGAGTCCCGTGGCCGAGATCGTGATGTGCGGCCGGAATACTCGGGGAaaatgatggtgttggataGAATGCTCGCGCGAATACGCCAAGATACGAATGACAAAATCGTGCTTATAAGCAACTATACGTCGACATTAGACCTTTTTGAGCGTCTATGCCGATCCCGACAGTACGGATGTCTCAGACTTGACGGCACAATGAATGTGAACAAGCGCCAGAAGCTTGTGGATCGCTTCAACGACCCAAACGGCGAGGAATTTGTTTTCTTGCTCAGCAGCAAGGCAGGCGGGTGTGGCATCAATCTGATTGGTGCCAACCGCTTGGTTCTCTTCGATCCTGACTGGAACCCGGCGGCTGACCAACAAGCGTTGGCTCGAGTCTGGCGTGATGGCCAAAAGAAAGACTGCTTCGTATATCGATTCATCGCAACTGGTACCATTGAGGAGAAGATTTTTCAACGTCAATCGCATAAGCAAAGTCTGTCGTCTTGCGTTGTTGACTCGGCGGAGGATGTTGAAAGACATTTCTCCTTGGACAGCCTCAGAGAGTTATTCCAGTATCGACCCAACACCACGAGTGATACACATGACACATTCAAATGCAAGAGATGCAGGCCAGATGGTAAACAACATGTGAAGGCTCCAGCAATTCTTTACGGAGATACAAGCACATGGAATCACTTCGTAAACAGTGGGCTGCAGGCAATTCAGGACCTGTTATTGAGACAGGAGTATGACTTAGGACAGGTTTCAGCGGTTTTCCAGTATATATCGCACTAG
- a CDS encoding ubiquitin carboxyl-terminal hydrolase 2 (similar to Neurospora crassa OR74A XP_959796.2): MSTRPTTPASPKNAKVKSPVPGIPMFGCEHVQLLLSQGQEVMNSSIAHYKMILRGIFDSTPIVPQTSTNQDGRPITSLTSNYLCLQCPTTVTEDDRLRHGTKKSHRFYVDSRSGSLYCQICDDLVWDPTLEELRVRKIGTGSFSGRKRKHDELFTDSIKDDPRYISSNTTTASCRANGLRGIYNAGATCYQNVVLQSFLHNPLLRNFYLSDGHQSNDCTVSHCLSCAMDDMFQDFYALENTNGYTAANILSGFWISEKKAFENLVTTKEQDAHEFFQFLAEELHERNGDGKRPESGSEHSCNCIIHQTFYGKMQTTTSCQNCKGTTNTVQSFLDLSLGLDTLMQRKAKKTGQKAPVLTLNDCLDEEYVKFDKCEYRCHSCSSTQQAKRYTSIKRLPNVLSVQLKRFEYKQGRHDRAASKIDHAVQFPLQLNMLPYTNRVRNRDNRESLELERSCMYDLLSVIVHVGEIETGHYVSYCRVGDQWFKFNDHKVELATISEVLGAQAYLLFYIIRSLA; this comes from the exons ATGTCCACGCGTCCAACGACCCCGGCGTCTCCAAAGAATGCGAAAGTCAAGTCACCTGTGCCTGGCATACCGATGTTTGGGTGTG AACATGTTCAGCTTCTATTGTCTCAGGGACAAGAGGTCATGAATAGTTCGATCGCACATTACAAAATGATTCTTCGTGGCATCTTTGACTCGACGCCAATCGTGCCCCAGACCTCAACCAACCAGGACGGCCGGCCGATTACATCGTTAACATCGAACTACCTCTGTCTCCAATGTCCAACTACCGTTACCGAAGACGACCGCCTCAGGCATGGAACGAAGAAGTCACACCGGTTTT ACGTGGATTCACGGAGCGGATCTCTGTATTGCCAGATATGCGATGATCTCGTATGGGATCCCACATTAGAGGAGCTTCGAGTACGCAAGATTGGGACAGGCTCCTTCTCCG GACGCAAGAGAAAACACGACGAACTATTCACTGATTCAATTAAAGACGATCCTCGCTACATTAGTTCTAACACAACAACGGCGTCTTGTCGAGCTAATGGCCTGCGAGGTATTTACAATGCAGGGGCTACTTGCTATCAAAATGTTGTGCTTCAAAGTTTTCTGCATAATCCACTGCTACGCAACTTCTATCTCAGTGATGGCCACCAGAGCAACGACTGTACTGTTTCGCATTGCTTAAGTTGCGCAATGGATGATATGTTTCAAGACTTTTATGCACTAGAAAATACAAACGGCTacaccgccgccaacataCTATCAGGCTTCTGGATTTCAGAGAAGAAAGCGTTTGAGAATCTTGTCACTACAAAAGAACAAGATGCACATGAGTTTTTCCAGTTTCTTGCTGAGGAATTACATGAGCGCAATGGCGACGGGAAACGACCAGAGAGCGGCTCTGAACACAGCTGCAACTGTATTATTCACCAAACGTTTTATGGCAAgatgcagacaacaacgaGTTGCCAGAATTGTAAAGGAACTACAAACACGGTGCAATCATTCCTGGACCTTAGTTTGGGGCTCGACACTTTGATGCAGCGGAAAGCAAAGAAGACCGGACAGAAAGCACCAGTTTTGACTTTGAATGACTGCCTCGATGAAGAATATGTCAAATTCGACAAATGCGAATACAGATGCCACAGCTGCTCATCCACTCAACAGGCAAAGCGATACACAAGCATCAAAAGACTGCCGAACGTGTTGTCTGTGCAACTGAAG CGTTTTGAATATAAACAGGGCAGACATGATCGAGCCGCATCTAAGATTGACCATGCCGTCCAGTTTCCGTTACAACTCAACATGCTGCCATACACAAATCGAGTTCGCAACCGGGACAACCGTGAGAGTCTGGAACTAGAGAGATCCTGCATGTACGATCTATTGAGTGTTATAGTACACGTTGGAGAAATTGAAACCGGACACTACGTATCGTACTGTCGAGTTGGCGACCAG TGGTTCAAATTCAACGATCACAAAGTGGAATTGGCCACAATTTCAGAAGTTTTGGGGGCGCAAGCTTATTTGCTGTTTTATATTATACGCTCTCTAGCCTAA
- a CDS encoding NADH-ubiquinone oxidoreductase (similar to Coccidioides immitis RS XP_001247946.1) → MSYSLYAARSARRATPNAIGRRFVSDISITRTGKPILRVEGGRSSLGGHTATVFGATGQLGRYIVNRLARQGCTVVVPFREEMTKRHLKVTGDLGRIVFVEYDLRNTPSIEASIRHSDVVYNLIGRDYPTKNFSLEDVHVEGTERIVEAAAKYDVDRYIHVSSHSAMLQSTSEFYSTKARGEHVARSIFPEATLVRPAPMFGFEDNLLLKLASVLNLFTANNMQEKFRPVHSIDVGAALEKMLYDDSTVGQTFELYGPKEYSMGQIATMVDKEIFKQRRHINVPKAVLKPIAGLLNKALWWHTMSADEVEREFMDQVIDPTAKTFKDLGIEPGDIANFTYHYLQGFRSQNYYDLPPATEKEKREDKKYIHVLDEL, encoded by the exons ATGTCCTACTCCTTGTACGCTGCGCGGTCAGCGCGTCGAGCCACTCCCAATGCAATTGGCCGACGTTTCGTTTCGGATATCTCAATTACGAGAACCGGGAAGCCTATCCTTCGGGTTGAGGGTGGACG ATCGTCCCTTGGAG GTCACACGGCAACCGTTTTTGGCGCAACTGGCCAATTGGGTCGATATATTGTCAACCGCTTAG CACGCCAGGGATGCACAGTTGTTGTACCTTTTCGCGAAGAAATGACCAAACGACACTTGAAAGTAACTGGTGACCTCGGTCGAATCGTCTTTGTC GAATATGACCTTCGCAATACACCATCCATAGAAGCAAGCATCCGCCATTCCGATGTCGTCTACAACTTGATCGGACGAGACTATCCCACGAA GAACTTTTCGCTTGAAGATGTCCACGTAGAGGGAACTGAGCGTATTGTTGAAGCGGCCGCGAAGTACGATGTTGACAGATACATCCACGTTTCTTCTCATAGCGCTATGTTACAATCAACCTCGGAGTTTTATTCTACAAAG GCTCGAGGTGAGCATGTGGCTAGGAGTATTTTCCCGGAAGCCACACTTGTTAGGCCGGCACCCATGTTCGGCTTCGAAGACAACCTGCTCCTTAAGCTTGCGTCTGTTCTCAACCTGTTCACCGCCAATAATATGCAGGAAAAATTCAGACCGGTTCAT TCGATTGATGTCGGGGCTGCGTTGGAGAAAATGCTCTATGATGATTCTACTGTTGGGCAGACATTCGAATTGTACGGGCCCAAAGAGTATAGCATGGGGCAAATTGCCACCATGGTGGATAAAGAGATATTCAAGCAGAGGCGGCATATAAACGTTCCTAAGGCGGTACTGAAGCCGATTGCTGGATTGCTGAATAAAGCGCTGTGGTGGCACACGATGTCGGCCGATGAAGTTGAGCGCGAGTTCATGGACCAGGTCATTGACCCCACAGCCAAAACATTCAAAGATCTTGGTATTGAACCGGGAGACATCGCAAACTTCACGTACCACTACCTA CAAGGATTTAGAAGCCAGAACTACTACGATCTCCCCCCTGCAAcagaaaaggagaagagggaagacAAGAAGTATATCCATGTACTTGATGAATTGTAA
- a CDS encoding proteasome regulatory particle subunit (RpnI) (similar to Talaromyces marneffei ATCC 18224 XP_002147319.1), with the protein MAVDSIPDFLAEQREKAPEDLQPLILDLETFWERKLWHQLTDTLVEFFNKPESASQRLAFYKVFILKFADKINQLKLVDLALKAATQCKDDQERLSFFLSVVKKVDNDTSQDALVFASVAVSRVKLSLNKLDDARRDLDASEKILDGFDSVETVVHAAFYDANASYYQRKMDFANYYRTSLLYLACIDLSSLSDEERHRRAYYLSVAALVSSSIYNFGELLLHPILDSLAQSEDDAWLRELLFAFNRGDLVAFDALSDNIASNKLLDEHSTHLRQKIYLAALTEAVFRRPPHDRTMTFATISQETNVQQKEIEHLIMKALSLGLLRGTIDQVDEIAHITWVQPKVLDMKQIGNMRQRLLDWDFNVNQLGNWIETAGKDVWAA; encoded by the exons ATGGCAGTCGACTCGATCCCAGATTTCCTTGCAGAGCAAAGAGAAAAAGCGCCAGAAGATCTACAGCCCCTTATTCTCGATTTGGAGACATTCTGGGAGCGCAAATTGTGGCACCAGCTCACTGATACGCTGGTTGaattcttcaacaagcctGAGAGTGCATCTCAGCGCCTTGCATTCTATAAGGTGTTCATCCTGAAGTTCGCCGATAAAATCAACCAGCTCAAGCTGGTAGACCTCGCATTGAAAGCAGCAACGCAGTGTAAGG ATGACCAAGAGCGTCTTTCGTTTTTCCTATCTGTGGTGAAGAAAGTCGACAATGATACATCCCAGGACGCTCTCGTATTCGCTTCCGTTGCTGTGTCTCGCGTGAAGCTGAGCCTCAACAAGCTGGATGATGCACGACGAGACCTAGACGCATCAGAGAAGATACTCGACGGTTTCGATTCGGTGGAGACAGTCGTCCACGCAGCATTTTATGATGCCAACGCCAGCTATTATCAA AGGAAAATGGATTTTGCAAATTACTATAGGACTTCACTCCTCTACTTGGCGTGTATCGATTTGTCCTCGCTTTCGGATGAAGAGCGCCACAGGCGAGCTTACTATCTAAGTGTGGCGGCGTTAGTGTCAAGCAGCATCTACAACTTTGGAGAGCTGCTGTTGCACCCGATTCTCGATTCCCTTGCCCAGAGTGAGGACGATGCCTGGCTGCGCGAGCTGTTGTTCGCATTTAACCGAGGAGATCTTGTCGCGTTCGACGCTCTGTCCGACAACATCGCATCCAACAAGCTGCTTGACGAGCATTCCACACACCTACGGCAGAAGATTTATCTCGCGGCTCTCACCGAAGCCGTCTTCCGGCGTCCTCCTCACGACCGCACAATGACATTCGCCACCATTTCACAGGAGACAAACGTTCAGCAAAAGGAGATTGAACATCTAATTATGAAGGCTCTTAGTCTTGGTCTGCTTCGGGGGACAATTGACCAAGTGGATGAAATTGCCCACATTACGTGGGTACAACCCAAAGTCCTTGACATGAAGCAAATCGGCAACATGCGTCAACGTCTCCTTGATTGGGACTTCAACGTTAACCAGCTTGGTAATTGGATCGAGACTGCTGGAAAGGATGTCTGGGCGGCATAA
- a CDS encoding rhomboid protein 2 (similar to Aspergillus terreus NIH2624 XP_001212490.1) translates to MLKLPPYLSLVCVLVGILWLVLLPLDNYSRRTYISENALLPGQVHTYFGGSEQNIFRAYRKELDSLAGKSNHEINNHLELVLGAAGIKVGRQNYTYFSAGERYGGENIYGILQAPRGDATEAIVLVAGWTGVNGLFNANGVALALTLARYFKRWSLWSKDIIILLPPDSRAGTQAWVDAYHDSHKPSSVASLPLKSGALQGAIAIDYTLNQRFEGVHIIYDGTNGQLPNLDLINSVVNIAGGQMGMHTAIQGMQHHDDSYRDRLTTMLRGMLKQGLGICAGPHSSFIPYHVDAVTLQPYGEGWHDEMAMGRVIEGTFRSLNNLLEHLHQSFFFYLLMQRDRFVSIGTYLPSAMLLAANFTIMAIFLWVKSGQPAKAVQIGSAASPEQFKEEESKRNQPPRVQQSITPSERDLSIPLGIVAGCHAASIVPLFVFNTVSAKVLPTSFAIFTCFSALLPSIISYFLPASFKHGAQLFLLTKSLSLLVLGMALATLATLNFSLAFLVGVIASPLTFIQPCKTILSKYCVAGLLSTVAPPVVVSSAAYVAGLTVAEFLQEASFGWNVWAMYTPIVIWCIWWPAWLVAMINLLGATSV, encoded by the exons ATGCTCAAACTACCGCCCTATCTCTCGCTAGTATGTGTTCTAGTCGGAATTCTCTGGCTCGTTTTGCTACCTCTTGACAATTACTCGCGACGCACCTATATTTCCGAGAATGCCCTGCTGCCTGGCCAGGTGCACACATATTTTGGGGGCAGCGAGCAAAACATTTTCAGAGCCTATAGAAAGGAACTCGACAGCTTGGCTGGAAAGAGCAATCACGA GATCAACAACCACCTCGAGCTAGTCCTTGGTGCCGCCGGTATCAAGGTTGGAAGACAGAACTACACCTACTTTTCTGCCGGGGAACGGTACGGTGGTGAGAACATTTACGGAATATTGCAAGCTCCCAGGGGAGATGCTACCGAGGCGATAGTTCTGGTGGCTGGGTGGACTGGCGTCAATGGCTTGTTCAATGCCAACGGTGTTGCTCTGGCCCTCACGCTCGCCAGGTACTTCAAAC GTTGGTCGCTTTGGTCAAAAGACATAATAATACTTCTGCCACCTGATAGTCGAGCTGGAACTCAAGCCTGGGTAGATGCCTATCATGATAGCCACAAACCCAGCAGTGTTGCATCGTTGCCGTTGAAATCTGGAGCTCTGCAAGGCGCAATCGCTATCGACTATACCCTCAATCAGCGATTTGAAGGGGTACACATCATCTACGATGGGACTAACGGGCAATTGCCCAACCTTGACCTCATCAACTCCGTCGTTAACATTGCGGGAGGGCAAATGGGAATGCACACAGCCATACAAGGTATGCAGCATCACGATGACTCTTACCGAGATCGCCTCACGACCATGTTGCGGGGAATGTTGAAGCAAGGACTGGGCATCTGTGCTGGTCCCCATAGCAGCTTCATCCCGTATCACGTTGATGCTGTGACGCTGCAACCGTATGGCGAAGGGTGGCATGACGAAATGGCCATGGGACGTGTTATAGAGGGTACATTCCGAAGCTTGAACAATTTGCTGGAGCACCTTCATCAGAGTTTTTTCTTCTACCTGCTAATGCAAAGAGACCGGTTTGTTAGTATTGGCACATATCTCCCAAGCGCCATGCTCCTGGCCGCCAATTTTACGATTATGGCTATTTTCCTCTGGGTAAAGAGCGGGCAGCCGGCCAAAGCAGTCCAAATTGGAAGTGCAGCATCCCCTGAGCAATTTAAAGAGGAAGAATCAAAACGGAACCAGCCTCCAAGAGTACAGCAAAGTATCACTCCTAGTGAGCGTGATCTTTCTATTCCCCTGGGAATTGTGGCAGGCTGCCATGCTGCATCTATTGTGCCTCTTTTCGTCTTCAATACTGTGTCTGCAAAG GTTCTTCCGACATCGTTCGCCATCTTCACTTGCTTCTCTGCTTTGCTTCCGTCGATTATATCATATTTCCTCCCTGCTTCTTTCAAGCATGGAGCTCAACTCTTTTTGCTGACCAAATCACTGTCCTTGCTCGTTCTTGGAATGGCATTGGCGACATTGGCTACTCTGAACTTCTCATTGGCATTTCTAGTCGGTGTTATTGCCAGTCCATTGACATTTATACAGCCTTGCAAGACCATCCTTTCCAAATATTGTGTTGCTGGACTGCTCAGTACGGTAGCGCCACCTGTGGTGGTTTCCTCAGCAGCCTACGTCGCTGGGTTGACTGTGGCGGAATTCTTGCAGGAAGCTAGTTTTGGTTGGAACGTGTGGGCTATGTATACGCCTATCGTGATTTGGTGCATCTGGTGGCCGGCCTGGCTAGTTGCCATGATAAATCTTTTGGGCGCAACTTCAGTCTAA
- a CDS encoding serine palmitoyltransferase 1 (similar to Coccidioides immitis RS XP_001247983.1), whose translation MEIDALQNQLGHALHRASTAFQKVPGSAVLLRYIRSSYQNDPVRSAIELVLVLFFIRYLLSPSYSTHKQNFVKLREDEIDELIDDWAPEPLVAEQTAIEEAESEKLPVIVGPTGPKVKLSNGRTVTNLASYNFYNFNANEQIKEKAIQTLRTYGVGPCGPPQFYGTQDVHVKAEADIANYLGTEGCIVYAQAFSTVSSVIPAFCKRGDVIIADEAVNYSIRKGLQASRSNIKWFKHGRMDDLERVMKAVALEQAKGKRLTRRFIVTEGLFETCGDITDLPSLVELKERYKFRIILDETWSFGVLGRTGRGLTEFQNVDPQQVDMIVGSLSGPLCAGGGFCAGAKDVVEHQRITSSAYTYSAALPAMLAMTASETVNLLQSNPDILSQCRENIKVMKLQLDPRSDWVVCTSAPENPIMLLVLKPEVVKSRKFGIEDQERILLECSDECLTNGVLVARLKTRPYSQSIKARDSSWIAQPALKICITSALSKKDIEKAGATIRHAITKIMTRKIGGRAG comes from the exons ATGGAAATCGACGCATTGCAAAATCAACTCGGCCATGCGCTGCACCGGGCATCAACCGCATTTCAAAAGGTGCCAGGCTCCGCTGTTCTTCTTCGGTACATTCGGTCCAGCTACCAGAACGATCCCGTCCGATCTGCTATTGAACTAGTACTTGTTTTATTCTTCATTCGATATCTGCTGTCGCCATCATATTCGACCCATAAGCAAAATTTTGTCAAGCTTAGAGAAGAT GAGATAGATGAATTGATCGATGATTGGGCTCCCGAGCCACTTGTCGCCGAGCAGACAGCGATAGAAGAGGCCGAGAGCGAGAAGCTTCCGGTAATTGTTGG ACCTACTGGACCAAAAGTGAAGCTATCGAACGGTCGAACAGTCACGAATCTAGCGTCTTACAACTTTTACAACTTCAACGCGAATGAACAGATCAAAGAAAAAGCGATCCAAACCCTGCGCACTTATGGTGTTGGCCCGTGTGGCCCTCCGCAGTTCTACGGCACTCAGGATGTCCACGTCAAAGCTGAGGCTGATATTGCCAACTACTTGGGTACAGAGGGATGCATTGTTTACGCCCAAGCGTTCTCAACGGTATCTAGCGTTATCCCCGCCTTTTGCAAGCGTGGTGACGTTATAATTGCCGATGAAGCGGTTAACTATTCTATTCGAAAAGGACTGCAGGCCTCACGAAGCAACATTAAGTGGTTCAAGCATGGCCGGATGGACGACTTGGAGCGGGTTATGAAGGCTGTCGCTCTTGAGCAAGCCAAAGGAAAGAGGCTCACGAGGCGGTTCATCGTTACGGAAGGACTTTTTGAGACTTGCGGGGACATTACAGACCTTCCCAGCCTCGTCGAACTAAAAGAGAGATACAAGTTCCGGATTATCCTTGATGAGACGTGGTCTTTTGGAGTCCTTGGACGAACGGGTCGGGGGCTTACCGAATTTCAGAATGTTGACCCCCAACAGGTCGACATGATTGTTGGCTCTCTCTCTGGACCCTTGTGTGCTGGTGGAGGATTCTGTGCTGGAGCTAAAGACGTCGTCGAACATCAGCGTATTACATCGTCAGCCTATACCTACTCAGCTGCGCTGCCAGCAATGTTAGCCATGACCGCGAGCGAAACCGTCAATCTCCTTCAATCCAATCCGGATATTCTCAGCCAGTGCCGTGAGAATATCAAAGTCATGAAATTGCAACTGGACCCTCGCAGCGATTGGGTTGTTTGTACCAGTGCACCCGAAAATCCGATCATGCTTCTTGTACTAAAACCAGAAGTTGTCAAGTCGAGAAAATTTGGTATTGAAGACCAAGAAAGGATTCTACTCGAATGCTCTGACGAG TGCCTAACCAACGGAGTTCTCGTCGCTCGACTAAAGACAAGACCGTACTCGCAATCAATCAAAGCTCGCGACAGCAGTTGGATCGCTCAACCTGCGCTAAAGATTTGCATTACATCGGCCCTTTCTAAGAAAGATATCGAAAAGGCTGGGGCAACAATTCGGCACGCCATCACTAAAATCATGACACGTAAGATTGGCGGCAGAGCCGGGTAG